In Ochrobactrum vermis, the following proteins share a genomic window:
- a CDS encoding DUF4142 domain-containing protein, whose product MSIRSVVSIAAICVCGSLSLAIAHDGKLHDPAIAHIAYTAGAIDVAAAKQALEKSKNKTVLEFAQTMVRDHEAVNQQALALVKKLKVTPEDNDTSKALSKAAADELAKLSKLDGAAFDKSYVDNEVAYHKEVNKALKSTLIPSASNAELKSLLETGLKLFQSHEQHAEHIAMSLK is encoded by the coding sequence ATGTCTATTCGTTCAGTTGTATCCATTGCTGCAATTTGCGTTTGCGGCAGTCTGTCTCTGGCAATCGCCCATGACGGAAAATTACACGATCCGGCGATAGCCCATATTGCTTACACGGCAGGCGCCATCGACGTCGCTGCTGCCAAACAGGCTCTTGAAAAGTCCAAAAACAAAACGGTGCTTGAGTTTGCACAGACCATGGTGCGCGATCATGAAGCGGTCAATCAGCAAGCGCTCGCTCTGGTCAAGAAGCTGAAGGTCACACCGGAGGATAACGACACAAGCAAAGCCTTGTCCAAAGCGGCAGCAGATGAACTGGCAAAATTGAGCAAGCTTGATGGCGCTGCCTTCGACAAATCCTATGTCGACAACGAGGTTGCCTATCATAAGGAAGTGAACAAGGCTCTGAAATCCACGCTCATCCCGTCCGCCAGCAATGCCGAGCTGAAGAGCCTGCTCGAAACCGGTCTCAAATTGTTCCAAAGCCACGAACAACATGCCGAACACATCGCCATGTCTTTGAAATAG
- a CDS encoding cupredoxin domain-containing protein: MRYVQAVAILVGLLIASGPAEAKTIEITVEKLAFSPQNIEANVGDVIEWNNKDPMQHTATVKGGWDILLPPKKVTKQVLNSPEAVSYYCRFHPDMVGKLTVKP, translated from the coding sequence ATGAGATATGTTCAAGCCGTCGCGATACTTGTCGGGCTTCTGATTGCCAGCGGCCCGGCAGAAGCGAAAACGATTGAGATTACGGTCGAGAAACTCGCTTTTTCACCGCAGAATATTGAAGCAAATGTGGGCGATGTGATCGAATGGAATAATAAGGATCCCATGCAGCACACCGCGACCGTAAAGGGAGGATGGGATATTCTGCTGCCACCAAAAAAGGTTACGAAGCAGGTTCTCAATTCGCCAGAAGCAGTCAGCTATTACTGCCGTTTCCATCCGGATATGGTCGGAAAACTGACAGTCAAACCATAA
- the hutC gene encoding histidine utilization repressor, producing MADDGSAAKDGPVLSLHQRILDDIESRILSGEWAPGHRIPFEHELTEQYGCSRMTVNKALTQLAKAGLIERKRKSGSFVSFPQSQAAILEIHDIRDEVAALGVAYRFELTSRSERLSGPADARHIDMPRHTPLVELVCRHYAGKRVFALEERIISLDAVPTAAQTDFAESSPGPWLVSCVPWSSAKHSIRAIAATPENAGMLGIPLGSPCLVIERQTWNAEQPVTHVRFTYPGDSHALVANFTPSQGG from the coding sequence ATGGCGGATGACGGTTCAGCGGCAAAAGACGGCCCGGTGCTTTCACTGCATCAGCGTATTTTGGACGATATTGAATCGCGCATCCTGTCTGGAGAATGGGCGCCGGGGCACCGTATCCCGTTCGAGCACGAACTGACTGAACAATATGGCTGTTCGCGCATGACGGTCAACAAGGCGCTGACCCAGCTTGCCAAAGCCGGTCTGATCGAGCGCAAGCGCAAATCGGGCAGTTTCGTTTCCTTCCCGCAATCGCAGGCGGCGATCCTCGAAATCCACGATATTCGCGATGAAGTGGCCGCGCTTGGCGTTGCGTATCGGTTCGAGCTGACGAGCCGAAGCGAGCGATTGAGCGGGCCTGCCGATGCAAGGCATATCGACATGCCGCGCCATACGCCGCTGGTTGAGCTCGTCTGCCGTCACTATGCGGGCAAGCGCGTCTTTGCCCTTGAAGAGCGTATCATCAGTCTGGATGCGGTTCCGACAGCGGCGCAGACCGATTTTGCCGAAAGTTCGCCGGGACCATGGCTGGTTTCGTGCGTGCCATGGAGCAGCGCAAAACATTCGATACGCGCGATTGCCGCCACGCCGGAGAATGCGGGCATGCTCGGTATTCCGCTGGGTTCTCCCTGTCTGGTGATCGAACGGCAGACCTGGAATGCCGAGCAGCCGGTGACGCATGTGCGGTTCACCTATCCCGGCGACAGCCATGCGCTGGTGGCGAATTTCACGCCATCGCAGGGAGGATGA